A single genomic interval of Labrus mixtus chromosome 6, fLabMix1.1, whole genome shotgun sequence harbors:
- the LOC132975280 gene encoding BLOC-2 complex member HPS6 yields MARSGLEPLSDFGDFTRGKELTEILKLTCNLSNVRLSPDGRHIHVILRKPKVGLVTFDKYERLQLAQNQKKLDLRSTRTVPIVDVLYLDSNKISSSSSGRETATVAVIYEDGKAEFWRFQECKAGWHLLQTSDLCNSPRARVVSVCACPNLIIWCEERPPSESSPALSSTRNKLRYCVCRRDFEVEEAAGAVSLGGVKIALHNNPKFSVVSSGERVHLLPDVKVKPLLSIAKFFLSWSPRRDSFTVSTTCQNTPLKKLSAKESDFKRLVPDYLGYLSTLDPPEIFDFSPTGCGGLLLLLSTGWVCFLQKDGVLRQVFKLEDNCLVKSGTHTSLCMYQDTLALLTGQNLRLIDVNCGRELDKLTLKREGILFVNRAEKWSPHLLTETGLFMLLNKETDSNKVKPCGFSTTESIDAGALLVESVFEEACKYYQQRSLSSTQLTVDKLKKGGRFQAPISLASILRSYLLRQKGAEASQGGEDGRAAGQDKLTVSLEAELKCLVTLEEVKGSLVRGSVKEVEAVCETLVEKEVARLLSSSELEQEALLYLNSIFGVFPSQAWRAAQAALQLHYNGECSLSSRASPDVWKTVLSPAVTPSTATPVALTNGRPKHNHSIKGDHIANCKAKPTSSTPLANLPVFELLCHSIFHFQPSWLPTFLELAQQQQGSTGLGLSLASSSSWGFSSARGGEAGENNVPLYKRALCVLSSLSIDRALQQDLEVELLLVSGRPNAILQALRILMATQQWEKVTQVAQKFCKQSPLLNKEIFTTLLCEVAHHRDLDPYLDLLWVLCPEDLTVTTILNLVLKNLPSPNSPPSSSPSSFSMSITSPSPPAPFADPQNSQLTIGLLKPLLRKVLQRETKPSQRYADILQSPSFPPPAPPRQPAEQPNPAADPCRNSAAEGEIAADFLAEAPEGQPPARTALARTRVALPANTV; encoded by the coding sequence ATGGCGCGGTCCGGGTTGGAGCCACTGTCAGATTTTGGGGACTTTACGCGTGGCAAAGAGCTGACTGAAATCTTAAAACTGACCTGTAACCTGTCAAACGTCCGCCTGAGCCCAGATGGACGTCACATCCATGTCATCCTCCGCAAGCCTAAAGTCGGTCTTGTGACTTTTGACAAGTATGAAAGACTCCAGCTGGCCCAGAACCAGAAGAAACTGGATTTACGCTCAACACGAACTGTACCCATTGTGGATGTTTTATATTTGGACTCTAATaagatcagcagcagcagcagcgggagGGAGACTGCAACTGTGGCTGTGATTTATGAGGACGGGAAAGCTGAGTTTTGGAGATTCCAGGAGTGCAAAGCAGGCTGGCACCTCCTGCAAACATCAGACTTGTGCAACAGCCCCCGAGCAAGAGTGGTGTCCGTGTGTGCCTGTCCTAATCTAATCATCTGGTGTGAGGAGAGGCCGCCCTCGGAGAGCTCCCCGGCCCTCAGCTCCACCAGGAATAAACTGAGATACTGCGTTTGCAGACGGGACTTCGAGGTGGAGGAGGCGGCGGGGGCTGTCAGCCTGGGTGGGGTGAAGATCGCCCTCCACAACAATCCCAAATTCAGCGTGGTGAGCTCGGGCGAGCGCGTGCATCTCCTCCCCGACGTGAAGGTGAAGCCTCTGCTGAGCATCGCCAAGTTTTTCCTCTCCTGGTCCCCGCGCCGCGACTCCTTCACAGTGAGCACCACGTGCCAAAACACGCCCCTCAAAAAGCTGTCAGCGAAAGAGTCTGACTTTAAGAGATTGGTGCCAGACTATTTGGGATATCTGTCGACTCTCGACCCCCCTGAGATCTTTGACTTTTCGCCGACAggctgtgggggcctgctgctgctgctcagcacGGGCTGggtgtgttttctgcagaaagacggggtgctgaggcaggtttttaaGCTGGAAGACAACTGTTTGGTCAAATCTGGCACTCACACCAGCCTCTGCATGTACCAGGACACGCTGGCTCTGCTTACAGGGCAAAACCTGCGTCTGATAGATGTGAACTGCGGCAGGGAGCTGGACAAGCTCACGCTAAAGAGAGAGGGGATATTATTTGTAAACCGAGCTGAAAAATGGTCACCTCACCTTCTCACAGAAACTGGACTATTTATGTTATTAAACAAGGAGACGGACTCCAACAAGGTGAAGCCCTGTGGTTTCAGCACGACAGAGAGTATTGATGCCGGAGCCCTCCTCGTCGAGTCTGTCTTCGAGGAAGCGTGTAAATACTACCAGCAGAGGAGCCTGAGCAGCACCCAGCTCACTGTGGACAAGCTGAAGAAAGGGGGGAGGTTTCAGGCCCCCATCTCTTTAGCCTCCATCCTCAGGAGCTACCTCCTGAGGCAGAAAGGAGCCGAGGCATCCCAGGGAGGGGAAGACGGACGCGCTGCGGGGCAAGACAAGCTCACGGTTTCTCTGGAGGCTGAGCTCAAGTGTCTGGTCACTCTGGAGGAGGTCAAGGGCAGCTTAGTGAGGGGGAGCGTGAAAGAGGTGGAGGCCGTGTGTGAGACGCTGGTCGAGAAAGAAGTGGCGAGGCTGCTGTCCTCGTCGGAGCTGGAGCAAGAGGCTCTGCTTTACCTGAACTCTATTTTCGGTGTCTTCCCCAGCCAGGCGTGGAGGGCGGCACAGGCTGCCCTTCAGCTGCACTACAACGGGGAGTGTTCTCTGTCCAGCCGGGCCTCTCCAGATGTGTGGAAAACTGTCCTCAGTCCCGCTGTGACACCCAGCACCGCAACCCCGGTGGCACTCACAAACGGCAGGCccaaacacaatcacagcatCAAAGGTGATCACATTGCCAATTGTAAAGCCAAACCTACAAGCTCCACCCCCTTGGCTAACCTGCCTGTGTTCGAGCTCCTCTGCCACTCCATTTTCCACTTCCAGCCCAGCTGGTTGCCCACTTTCCTGGAGCTtgcccagcagcagcagggctcTACGGGTCTGGGCCTGAGcctggcctcctcctcctcctggggcTTCTCCAGTGCGAGAGGAGGGGAGGCCGGGGAGAACAATGTCCCACTCTACAAACGGGCCCTGTGCGTCTTGTCCAGTCTGAGCATTGATCGAGCCCTGCAGCAGGACCTGgaggtggagctgctgctggtcaGCGGGCGGCCCAACGCCATCCTCCAGGCCCTGAGGATCCTCATGGCCACGCAGCAGTGGGAGAAGGTTACACAGGTCGCCCAGAAGTTCTGCAAGCAGAGTCCTCTGCTCAACAAGGAGATTTTCACTACTCTGCTGTGCGAGGTGGCCCACCATCGAGACCTAGACCCCTACCTGGACTTACTGTGGGTGCTGTGCCCCGAGGACCTCACTGTCACGACTATTCTCAACCTGGTGCTTAAAAACCTCCCCTCCCCGAACAGCCCCCCTTCATCTTCCCCCTCGTCCTTCTCCATGTCCATCACGTCCCCCTCGCCCCCTGCTCCCTTTGCGGACCCCCAGAACAGCCAGTTAACCATCGGGCTGCTGAAACCGCTGCTGCGAAAAGTCCTCCAGAGGGAGACCAAGCCGAGCCAGCGCTACGCCGACATCCTCCAGTCGCCGTCGTTCCCCCCGCCCGCACCTCCCCGCCAGCCCGCAGAGCAACCGAACCCCGCCGCAGATCCCTGCAGGAACTCGGCCGCGGAGGGCGAGATCGCGGCAGATTTTCTTGCGGAAGCGCCCGAGGGGCAGCCGCCCGCGCGCACGGCTCTCGCGAGAACCAGGGTGGCACTTCCTGCTAACAcggtgtga